Within Streptomyces antibioticus, the genomic segment CCCGCGGAGCGGGCTATGACTCGGCAAGCCGAGTCATAGAGAAACGAATTGCGCAAGCGCAATTCGAATTCCGGCGCAAGCGCCGGAATGAAATTCCGCAAGCGGAATTTGAAAAGCAGGGTAATTCGCGCAAGCGCGAATTGGGACAGCCGCGCAAGCGCGGTTGCCTGAGCTGGCAACGAGAGCGGGGTGCATCACGCGCGGGCCTGTGTAGCGACTCGAAGTACCAGCCACCACCCCTTGCAGCGAATATGACGGACAGCCACTGCGGCAGATGCCGGCCTGCCGCGGTGAACGGGCTCCGCTGCGCTCTGCCCGAACCCCTCTGGAGCGCCCCAACTCGCTTCAGCATGTTCACCGGTCTCCCCCTCTCCTTCACTGCACTCCGCCGTCAGGGGTGCGGAGTCATCTCGCATCATCCTCGGTGATGCGAGATGACGTGAGGCTGATGCATCAAAGCTTTCCCCTGTGTAGAATCTGGTATCAGGCAGTACACCCAGGGACTACCTTCTTCACCCCGGGAATCCACTTCTGATGGCGCCTCACATCTCACGAAAAGGGGAACACCCGGGAATGACTGTGAAGCTGCGAGACCATCAGGTCGAGGCCGTGAGCAACATTGTGCGTGGCCTCGACATCCCGCCGGGCGGGATTCCCGGGCATGGTCTGCGTGGACAGGTGCACGCTGCCTGCGGTACGGGGAAGACGACTATTGCGGCGGCGTCGGCGAGGCGGCTGGTTCCGAGGGGGCGTGTTCTTGTTCTGGTGCCGACGCTGGATCTGTTGGCGCAGACGGTGAAGGCGTGGCATGACGTCGGGCATAGGGGGCCGGCGGTTGCGGTGTGTTCGCTCCAGGACGATCCGGAGCTGTGGGATTTGAAGGTGCGGTCCACCACGAATCCGGTGCAGTTGGCGTTGTGGCACGGGCAGGGGCCGGTGACGATCTACGCCACGTACGCGTCGCTGGGCGTGCTGGCGGAGGCGTTCGAGGGTGTCTATGGGCAGCAGTTGGCTCCGGTGGATCTGGCGGTGGTGGATGAGGCGCACCGGACGAGTGGGTCGATGGGCAAGGCATGGGCGGACATCCACAAGCAGACCGTGATTCCGGCGGTGCGGCGGTTGTATCTGACGGCGACGCCGCGGATCTGGCAGGAACGGCCGGCGAACTGGCAGGTGAAGGCTGGGGTGTTGGATCCGCTGCCGGAGATGATGGCGGCTTCCATGGACGACGAAGAGCTCTTCGGCCCCGTGCTGTACAAGCTGTCGCTCGCGTCGGCGGTCTCCCGCGGGCTGCTGGCGCGGTACCAGATCATCGTCCTCGAGCTGAAAGACCCGGTCGTCACACCCGAACGGCTGATGGGCGAGGAGCGGCACAGTGAGGAAGTGCGGGGTCAGCGCCTCGGTGCCCTCCAAGCCGCGCTCCTGCACACCATGAGCCAGCACAACCTCCAAACCTGCATCACCTTCCACCACCGGACGATAGAGGCTTCCGCGTACGCGGAGGGCCTTCAGCGCGTCGCCAAACGGCTGCACGCCGACCAGCCCGAGAAGTACCCCTCTGAGGTCTGGGCGGACTGGCTGTGCGGCGAGCATGTCCCCGAGCGCCGGCGGGACGTCCTCGGGTCCTTCGGGTCCACGGCGCGGCGGGCTGTGCTCTCGAACTGTCGGGTCTTGGGTGAGGGTGTCGATATTCGAAGCGTGGACTCGGTGGCTCTCTTGGATCCGAAGGGGGCGCCGCACGACATCGTCCAGGCCATCGGCCGGGCGCTGCGGCAGAAGCCGGGACAAGGGAAAATGGCCTCTCTGATCGTGCCGGTCTTCCTCCAGCCCGGCGAACAACCCGAGGACATGTTCACCTCTGGCTCCTACCGGCCCCTGGTTAAAGTCCTCGAAGGCCTGCGAGCCCACGACGAAGAAGCCGTGGAACTCCTCGCCATCCCCCAGGAACCCCAGAAAGACGTCGCGCAGCCGTCTGAGTTCATCGGTACGGCACCTGAAGAGGGCAAGGAAGAATCCCGCCTACTGCTCCGGTTCGCAGCCCCCAGGGATCCGGTGATGGTCGCGGACTGGGTGTCCTTCAACGTCATCGACACCGAACGCCAGGACTGGGCACGCGGCTGGGCGAAGCTGAAGACGTACGTCGAGCGGGTCGGGAACGCGCGGGTGCCCTACGGACATCGGGAGGGTGCGACACCGCTTGGGCAGTGGGTGGCAGAACAGCGAAGGGCGTACCAGGCAGGGCAGATGAGCGGCCAGCGCGCCCGCCGGCTGGAGAAGCTCGGCATGATCTGGTCGGTCGCCGATGAGCGGTTCCAGGAGAACCTCGAGGCCGCGAAGGCGTATTACAACCAGCACTGGACCCTGTGTGCTCCGAGGTCCGCAGTGGCCCTGTCCAGACCGGTAGGACAGTGGTTGAGCAATTTGCGCCGCCCCGGTGCGCTGGACGGTCACCCCGAGTGGGAGACAGCGCTCAAGAAGGTCGACGAGGACTGGAACCCGTCGTGGCCGGCTGAGTGGCAGCGGCACTACGCCGCCCTGCGCGAGCTCGTGCGCGACGAAGAGGGCCAGGCCGACGTCCTGCCCGGATTCACCGTCCACGGCATGGACATCGGGAAATGGCTCGCCCGACAGCGGACGCCGTCGGTCTGGCAGGCGCTGGCGAACGGGCAGCGCGAACGCCTGGAGCAACTCGGCTTCAAACCGCCGGCCCCGGAACCTGAGGCGACAACCGCGAAGTCACCCACAGCGTCTCTGAGCACCTTCGAGCGGGGCGTGGCGGCCCTCGCGCAGTACAAGGCCCGTGAGGGCTCCGTGACCGTCCCACGAGGCCACACAGAGCGGCTGGAAGACGGGGTGGAAGTCCGACTTGGCGTGTGGATCATGAACCAGAAAGGGCGCCGCGTGAAGCTCACCACCGACAAACTCGCCGCGCTCGCCGCGCTGGGGCTGGAGTGGGCCCTGAAAGGCTAAGAAACGGGATAAGTTTGTGGTTAAGTAAGCTTGCCTGGAGTGAGGGTGCAGGGTCATGGCATCTGAGGAAGAGCTGTTCGCGTCCGTCGACGCTCTGTTGAACGAGGAGCCGCATCTGCCGCCTCCGGCGGAGCGTGCCCGGCTTCGTGAGGCCGCCGGCATCACCCAGGCCCGCTTGGCCACCGCGCTGAAGACCACGACCCAGTCAGTGAAGAACTGGGAGAACGGCCGAAGCGAGCCGAAGTCGCCGCGCCTGGACGCATACCAGCGGCTGCTGAACGGGTGGGCGGCGAAGTACCCCGCCCCTGGCGCAGCTCCGACAGCCTCGGTTGCCGCCACGGCGCCCGCGGCGTCTACCGAAGCGGGTGCGTCCAAGGTGGAGAGGGCAGATGCCCCGCAGGCTCCCGCCGTTGCGGCTGCGGCGCCGGCGCGCCCCGCCGTCCGACCCGCTGCGTCATCGCGGCGTCCGGCCACGAAGAAGGCGGCGCAGCCCGCAGCCGACCCGCGCTTCCCACACGGGCCCCTCGCGGTCCTGGACGGTGACGGCTGCGCGTACGGCACGGGCGGCATCGTGCTCGACTGCCCCGCGACCACCGTGCCGGAGCTGGTGGAGTGGACGCTGCACGAGTCCGGCCTCGGCGCGCCCAAACTGAACCGCTACGGCAAAGACTCCGACCCCCTGATCGTCCTCACCGCCGCAGCCGCCGTGAAGCTCGGACTCCCCGAACGCCTGGAAGGCCATGAGCAGCGCCGCTCGCTGCGTCTGCCTGAGGATCACCCGGTGGTCAAGCAGGTGGGGAAAGCGAAATGGCGGCTCACCCAGCGCGGGTTCGGGCCGTGGGCAAGGATCTACCGCAAAGCCACCGGCACCCAGCGGCAGTGCGTGCAGCTCGCGATCCTGTCCTGGGACGCCCTCGATGATCGGTCCTGGCCCGGCGTCTCGGAGATGGAGCCGGCCGACATCGCCCGCGTCCTCGGCGTGTATGCCCAGCGGGTCATTACCCCGCGAGGGTCGACGGCCGTGTCCGGGCTGGAGCTGATGACGGCGCTGCGGCCGCCCACGCGCGCGGTGCAGGACCCGCAGACGGGGAACTGGGTGCCCGGCCACAACCCCGGCTCGCTGGGCACGGAGCCGATGGACCCGGCGCCGCCCGAGGCCACCGCCGAACACCCCGTCGTCGTCGACAGCGGCTGGAGCGGCGGGTTCCTGAACGAGGAGGCGTACCAGTGGGTGCGCGACGTCAGCCTGCTCAACGATGAGGAGTGCACGCTGCCGTACGCGGTCGGCCTGGACCTGAACACCGCCTTCCTCGCCGCCGCGGCTCGCCTGGTCGTCGGCCTGTCCGCCCCCGACCACTTCCACACCCCGACGTTCAACCCGAAGATCCCCGGCTCCTGGCTGGTCGATCTGTCCCACGTCGAGGTGGACCCGCGCCTGCCCTCGCCGTTCACGCCGGACGGCACCCGGCCGGCCGGGCCTGCCTGGTACCAGACGCACACCGTCGCCTACGCCCAGGAGCTCGGCTACAACGTCCAGCCCCTGGAGGCATACCTGCGCCGCGAGACCGGCGCCTACCTCGACCCGTGGCACGATCAGCTCAAGACCGCGTACGTCGACACCCTCGCCGACCTCGGCGTCACCAAGGACCTGACGGATGCCGAGTTCCTGGCGGCGATGGAGCGGCACAAGGACGTCGACCCCGCGATGGCGGCCGTGCTGGCCGCCATCAAGGCCACCGTCAAGGGCGGTATCGGCAAGCTGCGCGAGCGCCCGCAGGGCAGGAAGTACAAGGAGGGCGAGCGGTGGCCGGCCCTTCAGCGGCCAACCTGGCGCCCCGACATCCGCGCCGCCGTCATTGCCAAGGCCCGGGTCAACATGCACCGCAAACTGCGCAACATGGCCACGAT encodes:
- a CDS encoding DEAD/DEAH box helicase, which produces MTVKLRDHQVEAVSNIVRGLDIPPGGIPGHGLRGQVHAACGTGKTTIAAASARRLVPRGRVLVLVPTLDLLAQTVKAWHDVGHRGPAVAVCSLQDDPELWDLKVRSTTNPVQLALWHGQGPVTIYATYASLGVLAEAFEGVYGQQLAPVDLAVVDEAHRTSGSMGKAWADIHKQTVIPAVRRLYLTATPRIWQERPANWQVKAGVLDPLPEMMAASMDDEELFGPVLYKLSLASAVSRGLLARYQIIVLELKDPVVTPERLMGEERHSEEVRGQRLGALQAALLHTMSQHNLQTCITFHHRTIEASAYAEGLQRVAKRLHADQPEKYPSEVWADWLCGEHVPERRRDVLGSFGSTARRAVLSNCRVLGEGVDIRSVDSVALLDPKGAPHDIVQAIGRALRQKPGQGKMASLIVPVFLQPGEQPEDMFTSGSYRPLVKVLEGLRAHDEEAVELLAIPQEPQKDVAQPSEFIGTAPEEGKEESRLLLRFAAPRDPVMVADWVSFNVIDTERQDWARGWAKLKTYVERVGNARVPYGHREGATPLGQWVAEQRRAYQAGQMSGQRARRLEKLGMIWSVADERFQENLEAAKAYYNQHWTLCAPRSAVALSRPVGQWLSNLRRPGALDGHPEWETALKKVDEDWNPSWPAEWQRHYAALRELVRDEEGQADVLPGFTVHGMDIGKWLARQRTPSVWQALANGQRERLEQLGFKPPAPEPEATTAKSPTASLSTFERGVAALAQYKAREGSVTVPRGHTERLEDGVEVRLGVWIMNQKGRRVKLTTDKLAALAALGLEWALKG
- the tap gene encoding telomere-associated protein Tap, whose product is MASEEELFASVDALLNEEPHLPPPAERARLREAAGITQARLATALKTTTQSVKNWENGRSEPKSPRLDAYQRLLNGWAAKYPAPGAAPTASVAATAPAASTEAGASKVERADAPQAPAVAAAAPARPAVRPAASSRRPATKKAAQPAADPRFPHGPLAVLDGDGCAYGTGGIVLDCPATTVPELVEWTLHESGLGAPKLNRYGKDSDPLIVLTAAAAVKLGLPERLEGHEQRRSLRLPEDHPVVKQVGKAKWRLTQRGFGPWARIYRKATGTQRQCVQLAILSWDALDDRSWPGVSEMEPADIARVLGVYAQRVITPRGSTAVSGLELMTALRPPTRAVQDPQTGNWVPGHNPGSLGTEPMDPAPPEATAEHPVVVDSGWSGGFLNEEAYQWVRDVSLLNDEECTLPYAVGLDLNTAFLAAAARLVVGLSAPDHFHTPTFNPKIPGSWLVDLSHVEVDPRLPSPFTPDGTRPAGPAWYQTHTVAYAQELGYNVQPLEAYLRRETGAYLDPWHDQLKTAYVDTLADLGVTKDLTDAEFLAAMERHKDVDPAMAAVLAAIKATVKGGIGKLRERPQGRKYKEGERWPALQRPTWRPDIRAAVIAKARVNMHRKLRNMATMTGLYPLAVLSDCVVYPSPGESPLDFLPYAASGKPQPGGFRLGPTPGLAKLEGVQSMLWAVDLMEQGYNPARHIKGGDAVLDEGE